From a single Lolium rigidum isolate FL_2022 chromosome 7, APGP_CSIRO_Lrig_0.1, whole genome shotgun sequence genomic region:
- the LOC124678023 gene encoding U11/U12 small nuclear ribonucleoprotein 48 kDa protein-like, with the protein MEPPPPPPPPPPPPSLPSVLAHLRSLLSAASSALSSLPSPLLPTTTTTSTTTTTTTSSTVTAPPPTAPLPSLPSSPTSAVPLPLPATPAPYHDCPAVVRTTNPPPASTSLPAFLAAHCSSSSSPTTAPALSPPPRILPSELCLLRRELDSWNIHHLPRSYSYTTARVVKALRPGAPHWETQLQRWLLATSPGHGVVIDAATRDHMFLLVKLCLNAAAAEAERSLEQHALNGQSGEFRVDPRALTFDCPSLADGVSWLAAQLEVLYGKGSGGVLAVAVVKEAILRMGSCLAAGVGGSSGEEGSGVWGNGADGRILLSQVAAAIAALHERLSLEKKIRALQAPRPSKHQLLLEYSQVLERGHVERSKRPDYRPVLEYDGILPRRGDNQESGRSKTREELLAEERDYKRRRMSYRGKKMKRNPTEILRDIIDEHMEDIKQAGGVDCLAEAPSEIAQNMVKTNSDGGAYHGSYYPTNRSSDKTVLGSRLPSRENSPHTDSFGRVSSRSHDTRDSYGNTRYENSRHQYQNASEHTKGGTRESENAMNRGYSDQHENGTRKRSTNDQSKYGHKYKRSTSDYHSESTDCSTRSTQTPKSPEREYGGMSGNRSNDRTRRNQNLHRSMPLNKDQFSDRYDPQSRYSDEDLPRSMCYDVSDGKHEIYHDEIHPREHHIRKRDHNH; encoded by the exons CGCACCTCCGCCCACCGCCCCACTCCCATCTCTCCCCTCCTCACCGACCTCCGCAGTCCCGCTCCCCCTCCCCGCCACGCCCGCCCCCTACCACGACTGCCCGGCCGTCGTCCGCACCACCAACCCACCGCCCGCTTCCACCTCCCTccccgccttcctcgccgcccactgctcctcctcctcctcccccaccaCCGCCCCAGCCCTCTCTCCCCCACCCCGcatcctcccgtccgagctctgCCTCCTGCGCCGGGAACTGGACTCCTGGAACATCCACCACCTCCCCAGATCCTACTCCTACACCACAGCGCGCGTAGTGAAGGCACTTCGCCCCGGCGCCCCGCACTGGGAGACGCAGCTACAGCGCTGGCTCCTCGCGACCTCGCCGGGCCACGGCGTCGTCATCGACGCGGCCACTCGAGACCACATGTTCCTGCTGGTCAAGCTGTGCCTCAACGCTGCGGCCGCGGAGGCCGAGCGCTCGCTGGAACAACACGCTCTAAACGGGCAGAGCGGGGAGTTCCGGGTTGATCCCAGGGCTCTGACGTTCGACTGCCCCAGCCTGGCCGACGGCGTCTCGTGGCTGGCGGCGCAGCTCGAGGTGCTCTACGGGAAGGGCAGTGGCGGGGTCCTCGCGGTTGCGGTGGTCAAGGAGGCGATTCTGCGGATGGGGTCTTGTTTGGCTGCTGGTGTTGGTGGAAGTTCCGGTGAAGAAGGAAGTGGGGTGTGGGGTAATGGGGCAGATGGCCGTATATTGCTTTCCCAGGTTGCTGCTGCCATTGCGGCCTTGCATGAGAGGTTGTCCCTGGAGAAGAAGATCAGGGCTCTGCAAGCGCCGCGCCCGTCCAAACATCAACT GTTGCTTGAATATTCACAAGTACTGGAACGAGGCCATGTTGAGCGGTCAAAACGGCCAGACTACAGACCTGTTCTGGAGTATGATGGAATTCTACCACGTCGAGGGGATAACCAG GAATCTGGTAGATCCAAGACAAGGGAGGAACTCTTAGCTGAAGAACGAGATTACAAGAGAAGAAGAATGTCTTACCGCGGCAAGAAAATGAAACGAAATCCAACAGAG ATATTAAGAGACATAATTGACGAGCATATGGAGGACATAAAACAGGCAGGTGGGGTTGATTGTCTTGCAGAAGCTCCTTCTGAGATTGCACAAAATATGGTTAAGACCAATTCTGACGGAGGCGCATACCATGGAAGTTATTATCCTACTAACAGGTCTTCTGATAAGACAGTTTTGGGTTCTCGATTACCTAGTCGTGAGAACTCACCACATACTGATTCTTTTGGAAGAGTGTCATCAAGGAGCCATGACACAAGGGATTCATATGGCAACACAAGATATGAAAATAGTAGACACCAGTACCAAAATGCATCTGAACATACCAAAGGAGGGACCAGAGAATCTGAAAATGCAATGAATCGAGGCTATTCTGACCAGCATGAGAACGGCACACGTAAAAGAAGCACCAATGATCAAAGCAAATATGGTCATAAGTATAAAAGGAGTACCTCGGATTACCATTCTGAATCAACTGATTGTTCCACTCGGTCGACACAAACACCAAAATCACCGGAGAGAGAATATGGCGGCATGTCAGGAAATAGAAGCAATGATAGAACTAGAAGAAATCAGAATCTCCATAGGTCAATGCCTCTAAACAAAGATCAGTTCAGTGATAGATATGACCCCCAAAGCAGATACTCTGACGAAGATCTTCCAAGAAGCATGTGTTATGATGTGTCTGACGGAAAGCATGAAATATACCATGATGAGATTCATCCTCGTGAACATCATATAAGAAAGCGTGATCACAATCACTGA